The genomic interval TTGCAAGTGCTCGTGGAACGGTACGGTTTGAAGGCGGCCCGCGACGAACGCGACCGATATGGTTGAACCGCTCGGCTGGATCGCTCTCGGGCTGCTGGTCCTCGCCGTCGTCGGTGCGGTCGCGCCGCTGATTCCAGGTGCGTTGCTCTCCTTCGCGGGGATCCTCCTCTACTGGTACTCGACCGGGTACGCCTCACCCTCGACGTACGTCGTGGTAGTGCTGTCGCTCGTCGCACTCGGGACGGCGGCGGTCGACTACTTCGGCGGAGCGCTCGCGGCGAAGGCGGGCGGCGCGTCGACGTTGAGCACGCTCGTCGCCTCCGTCGTCGGTATCGTCCTCCTGTTCCTGACGGGGCCGGTCGGACTCATCCTCGGCGTCACCGTCTCCGTGTTCGTCGTCGAGTACTGGCGGAACCGGGACGCGAGGCAGAGCGCGCGAGCGACGCTGTACGCCGCCATCGGTATCCTCGCCTCGACGGTGGTGCAGGTGCTCACGACGCTCTCCCTGCTGGTCGCGATGCTGTTCGTCGCGTTCGCGTAGCTGACAGGCGACGCGGCGTCTATCGATGGTGGTTCACCACCGTATCGACGTCGACGTGGGCGGGTGCGCCGCACGGTACGGGCCGCTCTCGGCCCCGGAGTCGCCCACGGGTCTGGTCAGGACATCGGCGACGCTGGCCGCGGCCTCCTATATGAATCCTCGCCACATGGCGAAAGTGGAGATATTCGTCTGGTCGAGGGGTGGTGTGGTCGAAGAGAGGTCGTCGGAGTCCCGAGGTGTTACGGAAAATTCGAGGCGAAAGCCTCGTCCTTCAGGGCGGGGATGAAGCCGACCAACAGTATTTAACCGCCGACGACACCACAGACGGGGTTCCAACGCAATGATTAAGCCGTCCGACCGTGATAGTATACATAGATGGTAAAGAGCACCCGTCACGCGGAATACGAACTCTACTACCACATAGTGTTCGTGCCGAACTATCGGCGTTCGCACCTGACGGGGAAGACGAAGGAACGTCTCGAAGCCATCTTCGCGGAAATCTGTGAGGACAAAGACCTCGAACTGGCCGAGTCCGAGGTCATGCCCGACCACGTACACCTGTTCATCGGGAGTCCGCCCAAGAACGCCCCGTCACTCATCGTCAACTGGGTCAAGGGCATCTCGGCGCGGAAGTACAACCAACGCTACGACGACCGCGTGAAGTGGACTCGTTCGTACTACGTCGGTACGGCGGGAAGCTCCTCGAGGGGCGCTGTCGAACAGTACATCGCTGAACAGGAAGGTGACGACGAATGAAGCGCGTCAACACCTTCGAGGTGGTTCCACAGACCGAAAACGACAAAGAGTGCCTCCTACGGCTACTCGACGCCTCCGCTTCCCTGTGGAACGAACTCACCTACGAACGCCGTCAGAACTACTTCGGTGACGGCGACGTGTGGGACACCTCCGAGTACCGAGGACGCTACAACGGCGTCGTCGGAAGCGCGACCGTCCAACAGGTCACGCGCAAAAGCTCGGAAGCGTGGCGGTCGTTCTTCGCCCTCAAGGAGAACGGCGAGTATGCCAACCCACCGTCGTACTGGGGCAACGAGGAGGACGGACACGAACTCCGTACCTACATTCGGTGCAACCAGTACACGATTCAGTGGGGCAAGCGTAGCCGTCTCGAAATCTCTGTCGGGCAAGAACTGAAAGACGAATACGGACTCGGCTACCACGAACGACTCAGCCTCGAAGTCCGAGGCAACCCGAAGTGGAACGGCAAACAGGGTCGTCTGGAACTTGAGTACGACGAGGTTAGCGACACGTTCAGGGCTTTCCAACCAGTCACCGTCCCTGATTCTCGACTGGATTCACCACTGGCTTCTCACGAAGCCGCCCTCGACGTTGGCGCGAACAATCTCGTCGCCTGTTCCACGACCACTGGGAACCAGTACCTCTACGACGGTCAGGAGTTGTTCGGACGGTTCCGCGAGACAACTGACGAAATCGCCCGCCTACAGTCGAAACTCCGAGAGGGACGCTACTCCTCGAAACGGATTCGACGGCTGTACCGACAGCGGACAAAGCGTCGTGATCACGCACAGAACGCGCTGGTACGTGACCTCGTTCAACGACTGTACGACGAGGGCGTAGCGACGGTGTACGTGGGCGACTTGACCGACGTGCTGGAAACGCACTGGTCGGTCAGGGTCAACGAGAAGACGCACAACTTCTGGGCGTTCAAGAAGTTCATCCACCGTCTCGCGTGCGTCTGTGAGGAGTACGGTATCAGCCTCGAAGCCGAGTCGGAAGCGTGGACGAGTCAGACGTGTCCTGTGTGTGGCGACCATGAGGAGACCGTTCGCCACGGGGAGACGCTGACGTGTCCGTGTGGCTTCGAGGGGCACGCCGACCTCACGGCGTCAGAGACGTTCCTTCGAGAAACCAGCGATTGCGAAATCAGGCCGATGGCACGGCCCGTGCGATTCGAGTGGGACGACCACGATTGGTCGGGGACACCATACCCTCACGACAGTCCCAAAGAAGTGCGCACAAACCCGCAAGTTGCCTCCGTGGGTCGGTAGCCGAACCCCCAACGGAGGAATCCTCGTGCTTTACCACGGGGAGGATGTCAAGGGTGTGCGAAGTACGCGACGTGTTCCTCGTCCGGGGCCTCCGGGACCGAGTCGACGCGAGCGAACCCGATGCGCTCGAACTGGACCACGTCGTCCGGGTCGTAGTCGTGGAACCCCGGTTCGGCGAAGCCGGAGACGTCCCCCTCCATCGTCCGTAACGTGACGGGGACGCTCTCACTGGCCGGAACCCAGTGGACGACCGGTACGTCCTCCTCGCGGACGGCGTCGATGTCGTCGTCGGTGAACTCGAACGCCGGGTCGCCGTCGACCGGGTCGGTGTAGCGGACGGGGCCGTACCCCTTCAGCCAGACGCGGTCGCCGACGTCCGGGACGTCCTCCAGTTCGATTCGGACGGCGTCGGAGACGGGGATGTCCCGGTTGCCACGGTCCTCGTGGTCGGGGTGGAGCGGCGGGTGGGCGGCGTCGGGTCCGCCCTCGACCGGTATCTCCGCCCCCTCGCGGACGAGGAACCGGCGGTCGGCCTCGTCGTCGACGAGTTCGCGGTTCTTCGCGTAGACCGTCGACATCGCGAGGTCCACGTCGCTGGTGGAGGTACCGAGTTCGACGATGGCGTCGACGACGGCCTGTCCCTGGATTCCGCGGCGCTTCACGCTGGCGAGCGTGGGGGCGCGCGGGTCGTCCCAGCCGTCGAGGTCGCCCGACTCGACGAGCGACTTGATGGTCGAGGTGCTCATCTTCACGTCGTAGGCGTCGATCTGTATCTTCCCCCAGTGGACCACCTCGGGGTACTCCCAGCCGAAGTAGTCGTAGACGAATCGCTGTTTCTTCGCGGAGTCCTGCAGGTCGATGCCACGGACGATGTGCGTGATACCGAGCAGGTGGTCGTCGATACCGCTCTGGAAGTCGAGCATCGGCCACGCGCGGTAGTCGGCCGCCTCCTCGCGCGGGTGGGGCGTGTCTATCATCCGGAACGCGACGAAGTCCCGCAGCGCCGGGTTCTTGTGGTCGATGTCGGTCCGCACGCGGAGGACCATCTCGCCGCTCTCGTACTCGCCGTCGACCATCCCCTCGAACTCCTCGCGGACCGTCTCCACGTCCTTCTCGCGGTGAGGGCACGCCTCGCCGGAGTTCTTCATGTCTGAGAACTCGCCAGCCTCACAGGAGCAGGTGTACGCCCCACCGAGGTCGACGAGGTCACGGGCGTGGTCGTAGTACGTCTCCATCCGGTCGCTGGCGCGGACCACCTCGTCCGGTTCGAAGCCCAGGTAGTCGATGGCGTCGAGGATGGCGTCGTAGGCGTCGAGGTCCGGGCGCTTCGTCTCGGGGTCGGTGTCGTCGAACCGACACAGCATCCAGCCGTCGTAGAGGTCCTTGTACGTCCCGATGACGGCGGGCATTCGGGCGTTGCCGAGGTGCCACGGCCCGTTCGGGTTCGGCGCGAGACGCATCCGAATCTGGTCGTACTCGTCGGCGTTCGGGAGGTCGGGCAGTATCTGGTCGTCCTCCTCCTCGTCGGCGTCCAACTCGGCGACGGCCTCGGGGTCGAGTTCTTCCAGTCGCTCGCGTTTCTCCGCGTTCGAGAGGCCGTTGACGCGACCGACGACGGGCGCGACGACGCCCGCTATCTGGTCGCCGTGCTCGC from Halomarina salina carries:
- a CDS encoding DUF456 domain-containing protein, whose amino-acid sequence is MVEPLGWIALGLLVLAVVGAVAPLIPGALLSFAGILLYWYSTGYASPSTYVVVVLSLVALGTAAVDYFGGALAAKAGGASTLSTLVASVVGIVLLFLTGPVGLILGVTVSVFVVEYWRNRDARQSARATLYAAIGILASTVVQVLTTLSLLVAMLFVAFA
- the tnpA gene encoding IS200/IS605 family transposase — its product is MVKSTRHAEYELYYHIVFVPNYRRSHLTGKTKERLEAIFAEICEDKDLELAESEVMPDHVHLFIGSPPKNAPSLIVNWVKGISARKYNQRYDDRVKWTRSYYVGTAGSSSRGAVEQYIAEQEGDDE
- a CDS encoding RNA-guided endonuclease InsQ/TnpB family protein, producing MKRVNTFEVVPQTENDKECLLRLLDASASLWNELTYERRQNYFGDGDVWDTSEYRGRYNGVVGSATVQQVTRKSSEAWRSFFALKENGEYANPPSYWGNEEDGHELRTYIRCNQYTIQWGKRSRLEISVGQELKDEYGLGYHERLSLEVRGNPKWNGKQGRLELEYDEVSDTFRAFQPVTVPDSRLDSPLASHEAALDVGANNLVACSTTTGNQYLYDGQELFGRFRETTDEIARLQSKLREGRYSSKRIRRLYRQRTKRRDHAQNALVRDLVQRLYDEGVATVYVGDLTDVLETHWSVRVNEKTHNFWAFKKFIHRLACVCEEYGISLEAESEAWTSQTCPVCGDHEETVRHGETLTCPCGFEGHADLTASETFLRETSDCEIRPMARPVRFEWDDHDWSGTPYPHDSPKEVRTNPQVASVGR
- a CDS encoding glutamate--tRNA ligase; its protein translation is MDDEIRERVEREAEVNALFNALKHDSDAQVGAIMGPLMGENPEFREHGDQIAGVVAPVVGRVNGLSNAEKRERLEELDPEAVAELDADEEEDDQILPDLPNADEYDQIRMRLAPNPNGPWHLGNARMPAVIGTYKDLYDGWMLCRFDDTDPETKRPDLDAYDAILDAIDYLGFEPDEVVRASDRMETYYDHARDLVDLGGAYTCSCEAGEFSDMKNSGEACPHREKDVETVREEFEGMVDGEYESGEMVLRVRTDIDHKNPALRDFVAFRMIDTPHPREEAADYRAWPMLDFQSGIDDHLLGITHIVRGIDLQDSAKKQRFVYDYFGWEYPEVVHWGKIQIDAYDVKMSTSTIKSLVESGDLDGWDDPRAPTLASVKRRGIQGQAVVDAIVELGTSTSDVDLAMSTVYAKNRELVDDEADRRFLVREGAEIPVEGGPDAAHPPLHPDHEDRGNRDIPVSDAVRIELEDVPDVGDRVWLKGYGPVRYTDPVDGDPAFEFTDDDIDAVREEDVPVVHWVPASESVPVTLRTMEGDVSGFAEPGFHDYDPDDVVQFERIGFARVDSVPEAPDEEHVAYFAHP